The DNA region CCTATCTGGCGAGCGCCTACGTGATCGCCGGGGCGTTCTTAGATTGGGAAAACGGTCTGTGGCTGGCGGCACTTTGGTTTGTGATCGGCCAACTGCTGCTCATCGTGCTGGCGTTCGTCTACCGCCTGGTCGCTCGCGGCACGGACGAGCAGCTCGATCAACAAAACCTCGCCGTCGGTGTATCGCTGGGCGGTTTTCTGCTGTCGGGAGGCATCGTCTGCGGCGCGGTCATCAGCGGGCCATCGCGCGGCTGGCAGCAGGACCTGACCGTGGTGCTCGTGTATCTGGCGGTTTGGCTGGTGCTGGTGTTGTTCGCCCATTGGATCTCCGAGCGGGTGACGTTTCGCTCTTCGCAACTAAGCGACGAGGTGATGATACAACGCAACATCGCCGCGGCGCTGTTCAAAGCGGTTTTGTTCGTCGCCGTCACGTTGGGCTACACCCACGGATAGCGCAATGAAAAAATCCGCGCGCGTCACTCTAGTACTGGTTTCGTCGCTCGCCGCCACCTTCATGAACGGCTGCGGCGGCAGCGACGACGGCGGCGATTGGGTCGAAGCCAAGCGCTGCGTCGACAACCACGACGTTGTCGTTGAGG from Deltaproteobacteria bacterium includes:
- a CDS encoding DUF350 domain-containing protein; its protein translation is MWVTGKLEGYDPVNEMMFRDNAALGVRYALFTIAVILTLLGIFSRAQGDSGFVDFVEHAALSVVLIYLSRLLNEWFILYHFSNNREVIDEKNVAVALVEGATYLASAYVIAGAFLDWENGLWLAALWFVIGQLLLIVLAFVYRLVARGTDEQLDQQNLAVGVSLGGFLLSGGIVCGAVISGPSRGWQQDLTVVLVYLAVWLVLVLFAHWISERVTFRSSQLSDEVMIQRNIAAALFKAVLFVAVTLGYTHG